A genomic region of Salvelinus alpinus chromosome 12, SLU_Salpinus.1, whole genome shotgun sequence contains the following coding sequences:
- the LOC139536126 gene encoding msx2-interacting protein-like isoform X1, whose amino-acid sequence MMVRETRHLWVGNLPEHVREEKIVEHFKRYGRVESVKVLRKRGSEGGVAAFVDFVDIKSAQKAHNAVNKMGDRDLRTDYNEPGSVPSAVRGLDDNPPSSSHGRDVSGFSRGAVGPVFGPPVSLHTREGRYERIRDCSSETRERAYDHSPYGHHERTGTFDRQRHYNADYYRDRTMFAAGVSPGPGSSSAMGGSFETPEPHFESRIRGDPFTLSSAARRDPYRDDRGHRVDRTYHHRRSRSSHSSQSRHPSPQRTTGQTPKAPHSPKRAPLSPERGPCSRSRSRSSSSDSVSSTSSTGSGSSDSNSSSSEGSRARSVQSSATHAPPSQPCSMVMEGDEPRRSFGIRVQNLPVRSTDTSLKDGLFHEFKKHGKVTSVQIHGASEDRYGLVFFRQQEDQEKALNVSKGKLFFGMMIEVSVWNGPVFPSETESENEFRPLDGRIDEFHPKATRTLFIGNLEKTTSYQQLLDIFQRFGEIVDIDIKKVNGIPQYAFVQYSDIASVCKAIKKMDGEYLGSNRLKLGFGKSMPTTCVWLDGLASNITEQYLTRHFCRYGHVVKVVFDRLKGMALILYNNTDFAQAAVRETKGWKIGGNKIKVDFASQESQMAFYRSMQASGQDIRDFYEIPTERREERPRPPYHEFSAERAYFENVRTPGTIYPEDPHRDYPARSRDRYSELEHYQGEHFDPRYHEDPREFRDYRDPFEQDIRKYTYIQRERERERERFEADRVRWSPSHPRRPITPSASPSPSERAPRDSERRVYSQSSERSGSCSSLSPPRFDKADKAPPLEHGTSSKSERLEKDAHLVEPERERGAGAEKSKRGRRKEKGDKEKGEKSKSRKGKVQSPGIPPSETKLDPSLDGGSGRGKVSDQDSLERQMYKGDNDPPPSDLTASTSRHEPVKSERLESGKGEITDKDVKTRSKKHQKSDTGNDGKDPSLDSDRLAARKRRFGDASGRTIRQKRRRLEDGSQPPDFGANTAFSKETDGDNKAQQKDSQRRDSRSKTERLVFPGSQDPVMRGQEDLPEGSMDPIDSKRHSMSRRFSHDGNMDQDNARDQDPPSPFKYGAQDNDKGVKEEPLDIDLSQSYRKQMEQRRLHQQLQEPDKQEKPGSPQGLEREDLEHRSLVHEVGKPPQDVTDNFPSHKLKKLEQFDADISAKRGDRVYRSFRQKSEDPEWNNTASPGLQHLSHHAEDPEWNNTASPGLQHFSHHAEEDFVVSSHLREVKTEDKSHPDLELAVKRTHTMQMSKSNTPLQISEEEREKRWDSRVKQDFLPDLNFSRGIAKNPHHRKRLEYGIVHDLEPGEVRSDSEEDRENKPHSPMPSTSVPLSDRQRVDRFSDPKLATLERMKFYSFALDQTITPDTKALLERAKSLSSSREDNWSFLDYDSHFAGLRSRKDTEKVESAPRPTPSWYMKKKKIRSSGSEDKLDDRKEEPKPKPEEHERRELFASRFLHSSIFEQDSRRLQHLERKHEDPEQSQGQQIGQQGPADGQPDTEPVVLFHSRFLEFTRLQQQKDQPLPDVKKADSIDDNRVEKSPDAEQQPLQLPKTSEPVMDPEIKPISPAEDMISQPPLMPKELSPPLPPKQMSPPLPPKQMSPPLPPKQMSPPLPPKQMSPPVETCVLFTPSLESAALEPLTKEENIKNEQLPPLPQMSPRSMSPPASVNLVAPEPIRLVRKVKRFPSEEKSKDIAQDIKTLTPEQSSNSDCHIHKTLLSRSELELGPPELLPELKSSTPPNLVDEISKEDTNTEDTDTHTEVEKKLDLNQIQVLVDNETRDESISPPQKSKNKKSKSPTQVPLAPLVSANSSEKPLTRKSERTKRASSPRAESLKGSLDSKSTGKSPIHGAEPEHGTEQSIYVGRARRRNVKSVYATPVEEDATKGAGKDVTESPRSARKRGGDKDKEAAPQQPLEQDSLAPITSRRGRPPKNRQKGEDMLTAKGDRSKMETKDTDSNESESSERISKVSKGRHSPHGHKVLVSQLPMSTVTGSSRKGEKTEPPEDVAQPIDFTEEDILAMPDSTVSCKEDSVVPVVTKKEENVKQQLGTEKSSDKDGQKIGPIEEKASGSKLGEKETEPPVMEEQPVLEKSGRGKAPRLTRTPKSPVLKNLKIRLNVTEVKDLLQMGDEEPGNQDDSSKKTKPGEPTNDPLLLESSPGKDVSSSNEDKDGVTSENKPPIDPKTLLQQEQELEQAVENIAKLTDPTLPAEPPTPPAQPPAELKIETEEDKPANPASEYELAAAIDSIMGEDIAVPLPQEPVNSAVVDSDLEIPTFIQPTKGAEPVTNISPIQGESFFPTTPRKGAKGRAKTPKRSKSQKSNKKDAVKESSSEPENTSVITSDSTPSNEQPVPESIPSSTVAGVITATSWKPETVHLAPKTTDMPKESKLPPAPAEQPPPKHLKPVCTTTKSPTLTKPHTQPPPPECISPSLSPPPTRPNIRTTQPSRIPVSPPDWLNQSKDAVVPSSPRASSAPVENPGLSLDTEHMETDHNISDLRRILMKHKNVSLPVPCSSSVPSNLGTSSLRDPPHPSDSNTPMVAVPSKAPLNDNRLPSHPAQPVVRPPASLPSPESKSVISVIASTATSVISRVCNPPDMEKVNMSVDRNPCVDLPLPKQAYRPPSMEDRDGGLYHGPSVGEEGGSAGRYLVESSGLGTGSIPGLRVNTSEGVVVLSHSGQIKEGPQRISAKISQIPPATAVDMESQQLVSMPQIKQEMYTHSQSNTPKCPQIQTDHGHPKTQQPVSAIKQENTGIEKLESPYPSGPQGVVKRLQQTVSSPQVMGYHHPEFTMLLKHPKKVDGADAMTADGGKPSWNSAISPAISPHLPSPAGNHVGFVSGSATDRTPSHLSGVKQEPRSPRKSGHPHSPFTKVSSPIGGSSPKGLPGMLPSGLPAMQQYVTSVHHPEQSVIMQPHSAHGGIGRMSPHRVSQAIPMGHLVQGEVRVNTPPLSVMSFGMHGDPLASPWSGPLQQRPTSPQAVGRDMVLKVNPGNVRGHEGEQEDARRFHQATGRPSATQLKPETMQVDPRGALRSGLQLDPYMSPRDMRVLMHHPQGERSASEPHQGHIQETVPPSSTSTNITSSLSPRAHLLTKGVSEKDGTKPQEVKSPHSPLKDGMMGIRPSMAAMASPQRVQLLPSGTGASFSEYPGMYSNTRAVHSQIPETSFGINQAPINITSALGTDPSQSQADGKVKQVGHQPVNMVQLLTKYPIVWQGLLALKNDQAAVQLHFVCGNKALALRSLPLPEGGALLRIVQRMRLEASQLDGVARRMTGESEFCLLLALPCGRDQDDVLNQTQALRTAFINYLQAKLAAGIINVPNPGSNQPAYVLQIFPPCEFSESHLSRLAPDLLNRISNISPHLMIVITSV is encoded by the exons ATGATGGTTCGGGAAACCAGGCACCTTTGGGTGGGAAATTTACCCGAACATGTTCGAGAGGAGAAAATTGTCGAACATTTTAAACG CTATGGACGTGTCGAGAGCGTCAAGGTCCTGCGGAAGCGAGGGTCGGAGGGCGGTGTGGCAGCCTTTGTGGATTTTGTGGATATCAAAAGTGCACAGAAGGCTCACAATGCTGTCAACAAGATGGGGGACAGAGACCTGCGCACTGACTACAACGAACCTGGGTCTGTCCCTAGTGCTGTTCGGGGCCTTGATGACAACCCCCCTTCGAGCAGTCACGGGCGGGATGTTTCAGGATTCTCTAGGGGGGCAGTGGGTCCAGTGTTTGGCCCCCCAGTGTCCCTCCACACCAGAGAGGGGCGGTATGAACGGATAAGAGACTG CAGCTCAGAGACCCGGGAGCGTGCATATGATCACAGCCCCTATGGACACCATGAGCGCACTGGCACTTTTGATAGACAGCGCCACTACAACGCAGACTATTACCGTGATCGCACCATGTTTGCAGCTGGAGTTAGCCCTGGCCCTGGAAGTAGCAGTGCAATGGGTGGGAGCTTTGAAACCCCAGAGCCTCATTTTGAGTCCAGGATCCGAGGAGATCCCTTCACCTTGTCTAGTGCTGCACGCCGCGACCCCTATCGAGATGACAGGGGGCATCGTGTTGACAGAACTTACCATCACCGCCGCAGTCGATCATCTCATTCCTCACAGTCTCGACATCCCTCCCCGCAAAGGACCACGGGGCAAACACCCAAAGCCCCCCATTCCCCCAAAAGAGCCCCCCTCTCCCCAGAAAGAGGTCCATGCTCTAGGTCCCGCAGTAGGTCCTCTAGCTCTGATTCTGTCAGCAGCACCAGCAGCACTGGCAGTGGCAG CAGCGATTCAAACAGCAGTTCAAGTGAAGGGTCTCGTGCACGCTCTGTTCAGTCCTCTGCTACACATGCACCTCCCTCTCAGCCCTGCTCCATGGTGATGGAAGGTGATGAGCCACGCAGAAGCTTTGGCATCAGGGTGCAGAACCTACCAGTGCGTTCCACAG ACACAAGTTTGAAAGATGGACTGTTCCATGAGTTCAAGAAACATGGGAAAGTGACATCTGTGCAGATCCACGGGGCCTCAGAGGACCGATATGGTCTGGTGTTCTTCAGACAGCAGGAAGACCAAGAGAAAGCCCTCAACGTCTCCAAAGGAAAGCTTTTTTTCGGCATGATGATCGAGGTTTCTGTCTGGAACGGCCCTG TCTTTCCCTCAGAAACTGAGAGCGAGAATGAATTCAGGCCATTAGATGGACGGATTGATGAATTCCACCCCAAGGCCACAAGGACCCTGTTTATAGGCAACTTGGAGAAGACCACCAGTTACCAACAGCTCCTTGATATCTTCCAGCGCTTTGGAGAGATTGTG GATATTGACATTAAAAAAGTCAATGGTATTCCTCAATACGCCTTTGTGCAGTATTCTGATATTGCCAGTGTCTGCAAAGCTATAAAGAAGATGGATGGAGAGTATTTAGGGAGCAACCGGCTCAAG CTGGGTTTTGGAAAGAGTATGCCCACAACATGTGTTTGGCTGGACGGTTTGGCTTCCAACATCACAGAGCAATATCTCACACGCCACTTCTGCCGCTATGGACATGTAGTCAAG GTGGTGTTTGACAGGTTGAAGGGGATGGCTCTCATCTTGTATAACAACACAGATTTTGCACAGGCAGCTGTCAGGGAGACCAAAGGCTGGAAGATTGGAGGCAACAAAATAAAA GTGGATTTTGCCAGCCAAGAGAGTCAGATGGCTTTTTATCGCTCTATGCAGGCCTCTGGGCAAGACATTAGAGATTTCTATGAAATTCCAACTGAAAGAAG GGAGGAACGACCAAGACCTCCATACCATGAGTTCTCAGCAGAAAGAGCTTACTTTGAGAATGTACGCACCCCTGGCACAATTTACCCCGAAGACCCTCACAGAGACTACCCCGCCCGCAGCCGTGATCGGTATTCGGAGTTGGAGCATTACCAGGGAGAACACTTTGACCCACGCTATCATGAGGACCCTCGGGAGTTCAGGGATTATCGAGATCCTTTTGAGCAGGACATTCGGAAATACACATACATCCAGAGGGAGCGAGAAAGGGAGCGGGAGCGCTTTGAGGCAGACCGAGTCAGGTGGAGCCCGTCTCATCCACGGCGCCCGATCACCCCTTCTGCCTCCCCTTCACCATCTGAGCGTGCTCCCAGAGACTCAGAGCGACGGGTCTACAGCCAGTCCTCTGAGCGAAGTGGTAGTTGCAGCTCACTCTCACCACCACGCTTTGACAAGGCTGACAAGGCTCCTCCATTGGAACATGGAACCAGCTCTAAGAGTGAGAGGTTGGAAAAAGACGCCCACTTGGTTGAACCTGAGCGTGAGCGTGGAGCTGGGGCTGAGAAAAGCAAGCGGGGAAGACGAAAGGAGAAAGGTGACAAAGAAAAAGGGGAGAAGAGTAAATCAAGGAAAGGAAAGGTGCAATCTCCCGGCATCCCACCATCTGAGACAAAGCTAGATCCCAGCCTGGATGGAGGCTCTGGAAGGGGAAAGGTGTCGGACCAAGACAGCCTTGAGAGACAGATGTATAAAGGTGACAATGACCCTCCTCCTTCAGATCTGACAGCGTCAACCTCTCGCCATGAGCCTGTAAAAAGTGAGAGGCTTGAGTCAGGGAAAGGTGAGATCACAGACAAGGATGTTAAAACACGATCCAAGAAACACCAAAAGTCTGATACTGGAAATGATGGGAAAGATCCATCACTGGATTCTGATCGGCTGGCTGCGAGAAAGAGGCGCTTTGGAGATGCCAGTGGGAGGACCATTCGGCAGAAGAGGAGAAGGCTGGAGGATGGGAGTCAACCCCCAGACTTTGGAGCAAACACTGCCTTTTCAAAAGAGACGGATGGCGACAATAAGGCTCAACAAAAAGACTCCCAGCGGAGGGATTCAAGATCCAAAACGGAGAGGCTGGTGTTTCCTGGCAGTCAGGATCCTGTAATGAGAGGACAGGAAGACCTGCCCGAGGGGAGCATGGACCCTATAGACTCAAAACGCCACAGCAtgtctagaaggttctcccacgATGGGAACATGGATCAGGATAATGCAAGAGATCAAGATCCACCAAGCCCTTTCAAATATGGTGCACAGGACAATGACAAGGGTGTCAAGGAAGAGCCTCTGGATATTGACCTCTCCCAGAGTTACCGCAAACAGATGGAGCAAAGGAGACTTCACCAACAGCTCCAAGAGCCAGACAAACAAGAAAAACCAGGAAGTCCACAAGGCTTAGAAAGGGAGGATCTTGAACACCGCAGTCTGGTACATGAAGTGGGCAAGCCACCTCAAGACGTCACAGATAATTTCCCATCTCATAAACTCAAGAAACTAGAGCAATTTGATGCAGATATTAGTGCCAAGAGGGGGGACCGTGTCTACAGGAGCTTCCGGCAAAAGAGTGAAGATCCTGAGTGGAATAACACTGCATCTCCAGGCTTGCAACACTTATCTCATCATGCTGAAGATCCTGAGTGGAACAACACTGCATCTCCAGGCTTGCAACACTTTTCTCATCATGCTGAAGAGGACTTTGTGGTATCTTCACACCTCAGGGAGGTTAAAACCGAGGATAAAAGCCACCCAGACCTGGAGCTGGCAGTCAAAAGGACACATACAATGCAAATGTCCAAGTCAAATACTCCTTTACAAATTAGTGAGGAAGAGCGGGAAAAACGTTGGGACAGCAGAGTCAAGCAAGATTTTTTACCCGACTTAAACTTCTCAAGAGGCATTGCAAAAAATCCACACCATCGCAAGCGTTTGGAGTACGGAATTGTGCATGATTTGGAGCCTGGGGAAGTACGATCCGATTCTGAGGAGGATAGAGAAAACAAACCCCACTCCCCTATGCCCTCCACTTCGGTACCTTTGTCTGACAGGCAGAGAGTAGACAGATTTTCAGACCCTAAGCTTGCCACCTTGGAGAGGATGAAGTTCTACTCCTTTGCACTTGACCAAACCATCACACCAGATACCAAGGCCCTGCTAGAGCGAGCAaagtctctgtcctcctctagggaGGACAACTGGTCTTTCTTGGACTATGATTCACACTTTGCTGGTTTACGCAGTAGGAAAGATACTGAAAAGGTTGAGTCAGCACCTCGACCTACACCCTCTTGGTacatgaagaagaagaaaattcGCAGTAGTGGGTCTGAAGACAAACTAGATGACCGGAAGGAAGAGCCCAAGCCCAAGCCAGAGGAACATGAACGCAGGGAACTGTTTGCCTCACGTTTCCTTCACAGCTCGATATTTGAGCAGGACTCAAGACGTCTTCAGCACCTTGAGCGAAAGCATGAGGACCCTGAGCAGAGTCAGGGTCAGCAAATTGGTCAGCAAGGCCCGGCAGATGGGCAGCCTGACACAGAACCAGTTGTCCTCTTCCATAGCCGCTTTTTGGAGTTCACACGGCTTCAACAGCAGAAAGACCAACCGCTACCGGATGTGAAAAAGGCAGATTCCATAGATGACAATAGGGTGGAGAAGTCACCTGATGCAGAACAGCAACCTCTGCAGTTACCTAAAACCTCAGAACCTGTCATGGATCCAGAGATTAAACCTATTAGCCCAGCTGAGGACATGATTTCCCAGCCCCCACTTATGCCCAAGGAGTTGTCTCCACCCCTTCCACCCAAGCAGATGTCTCCACCCCTTCCACCCAAGCAGATGTCTCCACCCCTTCCACCCAAGCAGATGTCTCCACCCCTTCCACCCAAGCAGATGTCTCCACCAGTGGAAACATGTGTCTTGTTTACTCcatccctagagtcagctgcTCTAGAACCTTTGACTAAAGAAGAAAACATAAAAAATGAACAGCTCCCTCCCCTCCCGCAAATGTCTCCCCGTTCGATGTCTCCCCCTGCTTCTGTTAATTTAGTAGCCCCCGAGCCCATTCGTTTGGTGAGAAAAGTTAAAAGATTCCCTAGTGAAGAGAAATCTAAAGATATAGCTCAGGATATTAAAACATTGACCCCTGAGCAGTCTTCCAACAGTGATTGCCATATTCATAAAACGTTATTGAGTCGTTCTGAGCTTGAGTTGGGACCTCCTGAATTACTACCTGAATTGAAAAGTTCCACACCACCTAACCTTGTTGATGAGATTTCAAAAGAGGATACCAACACTGAAGATACAGACACTCATACAGAGGTGGAAAAGAAACTTGATCTCAATCAGATACAGGTGCTTGTTGATAATGAAACCAGGGATGAGTCAATTTCACCACCTCAGAAGTCCAAGAACAAAAAGAGTAAATCTCCTACTCAAGTCCCACTGGCTCCTTTGGTTTCagcaaatagttcagagaaaccACTTACACGCAAGAGTGAACGCACAAAACGTGCATCATCCCCTAGAGCGGAGTCTTTGAAGGGAAGCTTGGATTCCAAATCCACAGGCAAGTCTCCTATACATGGTGCAGAGCCCGAGCATGGCACAGAGCAAAGTATATATGTTGGAAGAGCAAGGCGTAGAAATGTGAAATCTGTATATGCCACCCCAGTTGAGGAAGATGCCACTAAGGGGGCTGGAAAGGATGTAACTGAGTCACCACGTTCTGCACGAAAGCGAGGTGGAGACAAAGACAAAGAAGCAGCCCCTCAGCAACCATTAGAACAGGATTCACTTGCGCCGATCACCTCAAGGCGGGGACGTCCTCCTAAGAATCGTCAAAAAGGAGAGGACATGTTAACGGCTAAAGGGGATAGATCAAAAATGGAGACCAAGGATACGGACTCCAATGAATCAGAGAGTAGTGAAAGAATCTCAAAAGTGTCAAAAGGCAGACATTCTCCTCATGGTCATAAAGTGTTGGTAAGTCAGTTACCCATGTCCACAGTGACTGGATCCAGTAGGAAGGGGGAAAAAACTGAGCCCCCTGAAGATGTTGCTCAACCGATAGATTTTACAGAGGAGGACATTTTGGCCATGCCAGATTCCACTGTCTCATGTAAAGAAGATTCTGTGGTGCCAGTTGTGACAAAAAAAGAGGAGAATGTCAAGCAACAACTAGGAACAGAGAAATCAAGCGATAAAGACGGGCAGAAAATTGGCCCTATTGAGGAGAAAGCCAGTGGAAGTAAATTAGGTGAGAAAGAGACTGAACCTCCAGTCATGGAAGAACAGCCTGTTTTGGAGAAGAGTGGGAGAGGAAAAGCCCCACGCTTGACACGGACTCCAAAATCTCCTGTTCTCAAGAACCTCAAGATCAGACTAAATGTCACTGAGGTGAAAGATTTACTTCAAATGGGGGATGAGGAACCTGGAAATCAGGATGATTCTTCTAAAAAGACTAAACCAGGTGAACCTACTAATGACCCATTATTATTAGAGTCTAGTCCAGGAAAAGATGTGAGTTCTAGCAACGAGGATAAAGATGGGGTGACATCAGAGAATAAACCTCCAATAGATCCTAAAACTTTGCTACAACAGGAACAGGAGCTGGAGCAAGCTGTGGAGAACATTGCTAAACTGACAGACCCAACCCTCCCAGCTGAGCCACCCACGCCACCTGCCCAACCACCTGCAGAATTAAAAATTGAGACTGAGGAAGACAAACCAGCCAATCCTGCTAGTGAGTATGAACTTGCTGCTGCAATTGATTCCATTATGGGTGAGGATATAGCCGTCCCTCTGCCTCAAGAGCCGGTAAATAGTGCTGTTGTGGATTCAGATCTAGAGATTCCAACCTTCATCCAGCCGACCAAGGGAGCTGAACCTGTGACTAACATATCTCCTATTCAGGGGGAGTCCTTTTTCCCAACCACACCCAGGAAAGGTGCTAAGGGCAGAGCTAAAACACCGAAGCGGTCTAAGAGCCAAAAATCTAACAAAAAGGATGCTGTAAAAGAAAGTTCATCAGAACCGGAGAACACCTCTGTTATCACATCAGACAGCACACCCTCCAATGAACAGCCTGTTCCAGAAAGTATTCCCTCATCTACAGTTGCTGGTGTCATTACAGCCACCTCTTGGAAGCCTGAAACGGTGCATTTGGCTCCCAAGACTACAGACATGCCTAAAGAATCAAAGTTGCCTCCAGCCCCTGCAGAGCAACCTCCACCTAAACATCTGAAACCTGTCTGCACCACAACCAAAAGTCCCACTCTCACCAAGCCTCatacacaaccaccaccaccagagtGCATCTCACCCTCACTTTCTCCACCCCCAACCCGGCCAAACATCAGAACCACACAGCCAAGCAGGATCCCAGTTTCCCCACCAGATTGGCTCAACCAGTCCAAGGACGCAGTTGTCCCTTCCTCTCCTAGAGCATCATCAGCTCCTGTAGAGAACCCAGGACTGTCCCTTGACACTGAACACATGGAGACTGATCACAACATCAGTGACTTGCGTAGGATTCTCATGAAGCACAAAAATGTTTCACTCCCAGTCCCATGCAGTAGTTCTGTTCCTTCCAATCTGGGCACCTCGTCCCTTAGGGATCCTCCACACCCTTCTGATAGTAATACTCCAATGGTTGCTGTACCTAGTAAGGCCCCTCTAAATGACAACAGGCTGCCATCTCATCCAGCTCAGCCTGTAGTCCGGCCCCCAGCCTCACTACCATCCCCTGAGTCGAAGTCTGTGATTTCTGTTATCGCCTCCACTGCCACGTCTGTTATCAGTCGTGTTTGCAATCCACCCGACATGGAGAAAGTTAATATGTCGGTTGACAGAAATCCCTGTGTGGACCTGCCACTTCCCAAGCAGGCATACAGGCCGCCCAGCATGGAGGACAGGGACGGTGGTTTGTACCATGGACCATCAGTTGGTGAGGAGGGTGGAAGTGCTGGGAGGTACTTGGTTGAGAGCTCCGGTCTGGGTACAGGCTCGATCCCAGGTCTAAGGGTGAATACCTCAGAGGGAGTGGTGGTGCTGAGTCACTCAGGGCAGATCAAGGAAGGACCACAGAGGATAAGTGCCAAAATCAGCCAGATCCCACCAGCTACTGCAGTTGACATGGAATCTCAGCAGCTTGTGTCCATGCCCCAAATAAAACAGGAGATGTATACCCACTCCCAGTCAAACACTCCGAAGTGTCCTCAAATACAGACAGACCATGGGCATCCTAAGACACAACAACCTGTGTCTGCCATTAAACAAGAAAACACTGGTATTGAAAAGTTAGAATCTCCCTACCCATCAGGGCCTCAAGGAGTTGTGAAGAGGCTACAGCAGACGGTTAGTAGTCCACAAGTGATGGGTTACCATCATCCAGAGTTCACAATGTTATTGAAGCATCCAAAGAAAGTGGATGGGGCTGATGCTATGACTGCTGACGGGGGTAAACCATCTTGGAACTCTGCCATAAGTCCTGCAATAAGCCCACACTTGCCCTCTCCGGCTGGCAACCACGTAGGCTTTGTTTCTGGCTCGGCCACTGACAGAACTCCGTCACATCTCAGTGGGGTCAAACAGGAGCCTCGTTCTCCTCGCAAGTCAGGCCACCCACACTCTCCATTCACTAAAGTGTCCTCTCCCATTGGTGGCTCCTCTCCGAAAGGCCTCCCTGGTATGCTGCCCTCTGGCCTGCCCGCCATGCAGCAGTATGTCACCAGTGTCCACCACCCTGAGCAGTCTGTCATCATGCAACCTCACAGTGCTCACGGTGGCATTGGCAGGATGTCACCCCATCGTGTCTCCCAAGCAATCCCCATGGGGCACCTTGTCCAAGGAGAGGTCAGGGTGAACACACCACCTCTCTCTGTGATGAGTTTTGGGATGCATGGAGACCCTCTTGCCTCTCCCTGGTCTGGTCCTCTCCAGCAACGTCCCACCTCGCCCCAGGCGGTAGGCAGAGACATGGTCCTCAAGGTTAACCCTGGGAATGTAAGGGGCCACGAGGGAGAGCAAGAGGATGCCAGACGCTTCCATCAGGCCACAGGGAGACCATCTGCCACCCAGCTGAAACCAGAAACTATGCAGGTGGATCCCCGCGGAGCTCTACGCAGCGGACTACAGCTGGACCCGTACATGTCACCCAGGGACATGCGTGTGCTCATGCACCACCCGCAGGGAGAGCGCTCTGCCTCAGAACCACACCAGGGACACATCCAAGAGACtgtcccaccctcttcaacatctACCAATATCACCTCGTCCCTGTCCCCCAGGGCACATCTGCTGACTAAAGGTGTTTCTGAGAAGGATGGCACAAAGCCACAGGAGGTCAAGAGCCCACACTCTCCTCTGAAGGATGGGATGATGGGGATTCGGCCATCTATGGCCGCCATGGCGTCCCCACAAAGGGTGCAGTTGCTGCCATCAGGGACGGGAGCTTCCTTCTCAGAGTATCCAGGGATGTACAGCAACACCCGGGCCGTCCATTCCCAGATCCCAGAGACTTCTTTTGGGATCAACCAGGCACCTATCAACATCACTTCTGCCTTA GGTACAGACCCCAGCCAGTCACAAGCTGATGGCAAGGTGAAACAAGTTGGACACCAACCTGTCAACATGGTGCAGCTGCTCACG AAGTACCCGATAGTGTGGCAAGGGCTGCTAGCACTGAAGAATGACCAAGCTGCTGTCCAGTTGCATTTTGTCTGTGGCAACAAAGCATTGGCTCTACGATCGCTGCCCTTACCAGAGGGAGGAGCGCTGCTTCGGATCGTGCAGAGAATGAGACTTGAGGCATCACAACTGGATGGTGTGGCTAGAAGAATGACA GGGGAGAGtgagttctgtctcctgctagctcTGCCATGTGGACGGGACCAGGACGATGTCCTGAATCAGACCCAGGCCCTAAGGACCGCTTTCATAAACTACTTGCAGGCTAAGCTGGCTGCAGGCATCATCAATGTCCCCAACCCAGGCTCCAATCAG CCTGCCTATGTGTTGCAGATATTCCCACCATGTGAGTTTTCAGAGAGCCACTTATCCCGGCTAGCCCCTGACCTCCTCAACCGGATCTCCAATATCTCCCCTCACCTCATGATTGTCATCACCTCTGTGTAA